The Novosphingobium sp. G106 DNA segment ATGACTGACCGGCTGACGCCGGTAGGATCAAGCGGAGGGGCTGAAGCCGTCCTTGTGGGTATGTCGGTCAAGATAGCGCATGATGATTTCGTCGGTAATGTTGCCGGATGTGGTCGAGCAGTAGCCTCTTTCGCCAAAATCGTTGTCCCAGTAGCGCTTGCGGAGGTGCTCGAACTCCTGCTGGATTTTACGTGAGGAGCGCCCCTTGGCCCAGCGCACAAAGTCGCTGACCGAGACGTGCGGCGGAATTTCAACGAACATGTGGACATGATCGCGCGACAAAGCACCGTTGACGATGGTCACGCCCATTTCGTCACAGACTTGCCGGATGATCTCGCGCACCCGCAGGCGGACCTCCCCGTGCAGCATCTTGAACCGGTACTTCGGCGCCGAGACGAGATGGTAGCGATGATGAAAAGTCGTGTGACAACGCTCTTGATGGCGCGAGTCTGTGGCTGAAGCCAGCATCCGACTGAAGTCGGAGGGGTTCCTCCCAAAAGCGGGTCTCTAAACTCCAACCCTGGCGCGCAGATCATCGCGCGTGATCGGGCCGGCGGCTAAGCCAAAGGTGCGCGTGAGGGCGCGCGCCTTTGGCCCGGCAGGTTGCAGATCGCTGGCATATGCTGCGAAACTGTTCCGATGCGCTGCTCGCCGCCGTAGAGAAGCGCTACAAGTTCGTCCGCGAGGTCGGACGATCGCTAGCGAACGATGTCACTCCGGTTGGGCCGTTGGAACAGCCGCGACAATCGGGATGTTCATTGCTGCACCCGACCATCAGCGACGAAGCCGAGCGCACTGCCACATGATGTTCGATGCAGTCGTCAGCTTGCGCGACAAAGGTTGGAGCATATCCGCAATCGCGTACGAAACCGGTCGTGATCGCAAGACCATCCGTCAGTGGCTTCTCGACAAGCGGCCCGGAACCTGGGAACGCGCGTCTCGTCATCCAGCGATCGCTTTTGAAGCATATCTGCGCACGCGCTGGGACGAAGGCTGTCGAAACGCCGCCCAACTTTATCGCGAGGTGTGTGGTCGTGGCTATCACGGCGAAGCGCGAAGCTTCCGCCGCTGAATCAAGTCTCAGTTGCGCGACGGCTTGTCACAGCCTCCAACGCCTTTTGTCGCGCACTCACGCTGGAAACCGCCGTCGTCGCGCCAATCGGTCCGCTTCCTCACCGCGCCGAGCGAAACGCTCCGCAAGAACGACGCCCGGTTTGTCGATGCCGTGCGAGCCGCATCGCCCGTGATCGCCGAAGCGGCGGACCTGGCACGGCGGTTCGACGACATCCTGGTAGGACGTAACGCCGCCGAGTTTGACCAGTGGCTCGCTCAGCTGCTGGGGAGCGCTATTGCCTCTTTGCGCGAGGCCTCCGGCGCGACATTGATACCGTACGCGCCGCATTGACGCTGCCTTGAAGCACCGGACCGGTCGAAGGAAAGATCAACAAGCTCAAGCTCATCAAGCGTTCCATGTACGGCCGGGCCGGACTCGACCTACTCTGTGCGCGGATCATGGCCTAATGCCTGCACCAAAATTGCGGGAGAACCCACATCTGGGGAGAATTGCACGCTCACTGACAGACGGGACGCTCGACCGAAAGCTGACGCTGCTTGCCCGGCCCAAGCTGCTGATCATAGACGAGTTGGGCTATCTGCCGCTCGAAGCAAACGCCGCCCACCTGTTCTTCCAGCTGGTATCGCGCGGCTACGAGAAGGGATCGATCTTGATCACCTTCATGCTGGTGAACTGCGAACCCTGGTGCGAGTGGATCAGGACACGGCTCTTCGGCTTGCGCCGCCAGACGGCCATGTGCAGAGCGTGTAGAAACATGTCGGCGGCCTGCCAGCTTTGCATCGACTAACCCGCCACGCAGCGCGAGTAAAGGTCGAGCACGACAGCGAGATAAGCAAAGCCTTCCATGGTGCGGATATAGGTGATGTCCTTCACCCAAGTGCGATCGGCCTCCGCCACGTCGAACTGACGATCCAGGGTGTTCGCGGCCACGGCCGAGGCCCTGCCGCCCGAACTGCCCGGACGCCGCTTCTAGCCGATCTGCGCCTTTGTGCCGGCTAGACTGGTCGGTGGGTAACGCGGTTAGGACAACAGGTCTCGCCTTGATCGAGCAGGTCATCGTGCAATTTGCGGTAGCCATAGACCTTGCCGCTGTCGCTTGCCGGATCAACGCGGTCTGCCGGGCGTCTTTGCGAGATCGCTGGCTTAGTGCAGGCATAAAATCCGCTGGGCTGGATGCGGGGGCACCGACACATCGTACGCAATCCAAACCGGTCGCGATCCTCGGCAACGATCGCGTATTTCACTTTGCATCCCTGGCGAACTACGCGGCCGCTTTTTTAGGATGTCGCGCTCCTCGGTAACCCGGGCCATCTCGCGCTTCAACTGGCGGATCTCGGCTCCTTGCCAGCTTCGCCCGTCACGACCTTCGAGATCCGCCGCTTCCAGGCATACAGCGAGTGCGGGCTGCCCCCGAGCCGCTGCGATACCTCCGCTACCGGATAACCACGCTCGGTGTTCTGGGCCACCGCATCACGCTTGAACTACTCACTGAAATTGGGCTTCCCCATCATCGCCTCCTGTCCTCAAAATTAGGATCGAAGGCGTCCAGAAATCTAGGGGCTATTCAGTCGCAAGCTCTAACTGTGCTCACTGATTGGCAGTGTGAGGCGGACTTCGGCTCCCCCCTCGGATCGATTTTGCGCGGCGACGCGGCCGCCGTGCGCTTCGACAATCGTCCGCACGATCGAGAGGCCCAGTCCCATCCCCGACTGTTTGGTGGTCGCGAAAGGGTCGAATACGCGTTGAAGAATGTCGGAAGGGATACCTCGGCCTGAGTCGACGACGCAAAGTTCGATCTCTCGATCGTTTACAGAGGCCTTGATCTCGATTGCGCAGGGAAGCGATCGTGCTGCATCGCAGGCGTTCTTAATCAGGTTGATCAGAACTTGCTGTATTTGGATTGGGTCGGCTTCAATCGGTGGAACATGATTGAGTTCCCATGCGACTGAGATGTGTTCTTGACCAGCGGTCGCCAGCAAAACCGCCTGACCGACGACCTCGTGAACCGAAAGTTTTTGTTTATTAGTGGTCCGTCGCGAGAGCATAACTCTCAACCGCCGTATGATTTCGCCTGTCCGGTGCGTGGACTCCAAGGCATTCCCGAGAGCATGGGTGAGGTCTTCCGAGGCGCCGTCGCGGCCTGCCATCCTCCTTGCCGCCGCCAAGTAATTGGCTGCCGCCCCGAGCGGCTGGTTCAATTCATGTGCCAAGGATGAGGCCATCGTCTCCATGGCGCTAGCACGCGAGACATGAATGAGTTCATTTCGTAGTGCGTTAAGCTTATCTTGAGCCAATTTCTCAGCAGTTATGTCTTGCTTCGTGCCAAAGATTCTAGTCGATTGACCGGCCTCCTGCTCCACGTCAGCGATAATTCTAATCCAGCGCTCCCCGTCATTGATTGTCTGGATTTGAGCGTCGAGGCAAAAGCCAGTTCCGTAAAAGATGGCCTCGGCACGGCGACGCTCTAACTCCACACGAGATCTGGGCTCGTAAAGTTTAACAATTTCTGAGCGGTCCAGCGCCCCCCCCCTTGGCATGCCAAACAAATCGTAAACCGTATCCGTCCACATCAACTCTTCTGTCAGTAAGTGGCATTCCCACACACCGATCCGAGCGAGATCGGAAATTCGCTCATACATTTTCTTGTAGTTTGGTGTGCTGGCGCCTAGATCAACCGTCGGGTTGCCGTCGGGATCTGAGCCGTTAACCGAAGTTCCCACCACTTTCAACATCCGAAGGTTTTGCAGGGCGTCATAAGGTTGCGCGCACCACAACATTAGACCTAGTCTGAGCCGAGGTCCATACACCGGACCCCATATATCCCTTGATCCGCCACGGGACTGCCGGAGGCCATCTGGGTTAAGTAATGTAGACATAGTGCGCATCGACCAGCATGGCATAGATTGTGCTTCAGCTTCTGCGTGCGGGGATGTTGCCGATGGGGCTCGAACACCCCACAATCAATCGCCGCGATGACCCTGTCCCGAAGGGCCTGTGAAAGCGTTCGCGCCATCCATGCTGGCGTCCTGCCACCAGTAGACAGCGTGTATCCCACCAGCGCGGGAAAGGGAATCTGGAGGGTCTGTGAGGTCGCGCGGCGGTGCGCGGGCAGGTCTGGGGGCGCCGGAGAGATGGCGCTCGGGGTGGCCGGAAGCACGGCTACTTGCAATGTTCCGGCGTTGTACTCGGGATGGAGGGCACCGCCAACACCTTGGTGGCGGGCTTGATGGGGGCCAATCCCGTGCGCAACGATGACACGAATGCGCTCATCGTTGTATCGGTCAGCAGCGACGCCGTAGTGATCCATAAGGGCTGCGATGGGCATTCATGACGTGCGGGCCATCGCCGTGCTCGCGGGAAAGCTGCGGTGATCCGCAAGGTGCCGCCACAGCATGGGCAGACACCGGAGCAAGAACCGCCGGATGAACTCATGCGCATCGAGCGTTATGTCGCGGATGCATTGCCTTGGCGATCGTCCCGCCAGCGGAAGGTCACACTTGTATCGTCGGCGCGCACCAGTCGGCTGTTGGCGATGGCAACGCGGCGGGTATAGCGACCGAGATAGGCCAGTACATGTTCGGGCGAACTGAAGGGCGGCTTGGCGCAGGTAATCCAGCGCTTCTTGCGCGGCGCCCGGATCGTCTCGGCAGAGCATGCGGCATGGTGGAGTAACGCCAGATCGCCGAAGAATTGCAGCCATCCGGCGGCATGAGGGGGGCTTGCAACCGTTCGAGAAACAACCGCCGGAACTGTCGGGAGAGCACATGGACCGGCAGGAAGAACCGACGACGGCAGGCAATCCAGCTGGCGCCATCAACGTATAGGCCGCCACCTGGCACCAGGCGGTGGATATGTGGATGATAGGTGAGCGTCTGTCCCCAAGTGTGAAGTATGGCGATGAAGCCGAGCCCGCCGCCCAGGTGCCGGGGATCGGGGGGCGATGGTCTTTAACGTCTCGGCGACGGCGTCGAACAGGATCGCGTAAATCTGCCGCTTGTTCTGATACGCGATCGCTGCGGCTTCTGCCGGCACGGTGAACACGACGTGAAAATAGGGCACCGGCAGCAGATCGGCCTTGCGGTCGGCGAGCCATTGCTCGCGTGCAGCTCTGGCACTTCGGGCAGTGGCGGTTCCGGCACAAGTTGTTTGCAACGCGGCTGTGCACGCAGTCTTAGCAGGCCTCGACATGACCGCCGAGCGCTGCTGTTCGGCACAGCTCGATCGGCGACATGACGCGGCGCTCGACGCGGCCGAGATGGCCATCGTGAGCCTGGGCATAGGCAGGGCCATGGTGGCGGAAGATATCCGCCACCTCCAACGCCGAACGCATGACGCTGCCTCAGGCGGGCGGAACCACCTAGGGTCAAACGGTCGAGTGGGCTTTGTGCTGCGGCGATCGTTGTCGTGGCAACCTGCGTGTAGCGCGCCGTCGTCGACAGGCTCTTGTGCCCGAGCAGCACCTGGATGATGCGAATATCGACGCCGCTCTGGAGCAGATGGGTGGCAAAGCTGTGCCGCAGCGTGTGTACGCTGACCTTCTTGGCAATCCCGCCGCCTTCGTTGCGGACCGGCGAGTCGAATGCAGGACGGTCACGTCGATCGGCCCATCGCCCCGTCCGGGAAACAACCAGTCGGCCGGGCGCATCAGGCGCCAGTGTGTGCGGGGGATGTCGAGCAGTTGGGCCGACAGCATCACCGTGCGATCCTTGGCGCCCTTGCCGCGGCGGACCTGTATCAACATGCGGTCGCTGTCGATATTGCCCACCTTCTGCCTGACCGCCTCCGATACGCGAAGTCCAGCGGCACAGGCAGTGGTCAGGGCAGCCCGCGCCTTCAGGGACGGCACTCCCTCGAGAAAATGAACCACCTTGTCGGGGCTCAAGATTGCCGGCAGCTTGAAAGGCGTCCGCGCATAGGCAATCCGCTCGGGCATCTCGCCTCGGTTCAGCGTCACGCCCTAGAAATAGCGCAACGCACGAACGGTATGGTTCAGCGACGGCCAGGATATACCCTGCGACACGAGATAGACCCAAAATGCGCGGACATCCTCAAGCCCAAGCCGATCCGGTGAGCGGCCGAAATGGCGGCTAAACTTTGTGACGGCGTGCAAATACGACCGCTGCGTCGCCGGGGACAGGTTGCGCAGCATCATATCGTCGATCATACGGCGGGCTCACCGCTGGCGTGGTAGTATCTGCCATGGGATGTCTCCTGATCAGGGGTGGGTCTCAGCAATCAAACCTTCCCATCAGAAGGCCATTCCAGCCAATACCCGCCTCTGCCGCGTCAGCGGGTTCGTTCAATCCCCACCGATTCAGTTCGTGTGGAAACCGCTCGAATTATGCGGCCATGGGGGGCGTAGGGCATGGCGTTGTCGTAGCTGTCGCCGGCACTACCCACCGATGGCTCGATGCCGGCTTCGGCAAGGCACTCGGTATACTTGTTCGAGACATCCTCGGCGGACTCAACCGGTCGTTGCAACAGGGGGGTTTGTCGATCTGTACCAGGTATTGGTCAAGCGCCTCAGCCGGCGTTTTCCAGCCCAGCGTCTTGCGAGGCCGGAAATTGAGCGTAGCCGCCACGCGAGCGCTTCGGGATCATGAGCGCTAAGATCGGTACCTTCCGGGAAGTACTGGCGTAACAAGCCGTTGATATTTTCATTAGTGCCTCGATGCCATGGGCTTTGCGGGTCGCGGAAGTAGACTTGCAAGCCGGCATTGACCTTCAGGCGGGCATACTGCGCCATCTCGGCGCCCTGATCCCAGGTCAGCGAGCGTCGCGGCTCTTCGGGCAAGGTGACGATAGTACGCGCGATTGCGTCACGAACCGCCTCGGCGCCGTGTCCCGCAAGCGCCGGCCGTTCTTGATGCTCGGCCCATCACCATGAGCCTTCATGCGCGGCAGGTGCAGCAGCATCGTGAAGCGCGTCGCACGCTCCACCAGCGTGCCGATCGCCGAACTGCCCAGACCGAGGATAAGATCACCCTCCCAGTGCCCTGGCACTGCCCGGTCGTCGGCCTCGGCCGGGTGCTGGCAGATTATGATGTCGGGCGAGACAAAGTTCTTGCCCCGTAGGCCGACGCGCGCACGCGGCGTGCGCAATGTCCGTCCTGTCCGCAAGCAAGCCGTAAGGTCACGTCGCAAGGCGCCGCGGCCCTGAACGAAAAGCGCCTGATAGAGGCTTCGTGGCTGATGCGCATCGTCTTGTCATCCGGGAAGTCGGCGGCCTGGCGGCTGGCGATCTGTTCCGGGCTCCAGCCCCACGCCGAGCGCCTGTCTTGCCGCGGCCCGTGTCGACGCCCCTTCCCCAACACCGCGGGCCCGGCAATCGGGCCACCGCTGCTAGTGCGCACGACGCCGTGCGAGCCTCTCCTCCACATAGGAGCGCAAGGCGGGATTGCTGGCAAGCTTCGCCGTTTTTGGCCGACGCGCGAATCGCTCGGCATGCCACTGGCCACGGTCGCACGATAGTCCAGGCCGCCGCCACGCATGGTCGCGTTGCGCCGAACTTTCCGCGATATCGTCGAGGCCGAGCGACCAAGCCGGCGCGCGATCTCATGCAGGCTACGACGCTGAACCAGAAGCAGCGCGATCTCCTCCCGCTCTGCCAAGGACAAATATCTTCCCAACAACGGCTTCGCCGCGGGCGTGAACACCGCTGGTGGCATACCACCCGCCTCCCGGAACCATCTGGTTCCGATAGGTTGCGACACGCCCGCCTTGAACGCAGCTGCCTCGCTGCTCATCCCGGTCGCGATGGATACCCAGAGTTCGTTCCGCGTCGCCACCGGCGCCCGACCAAGTGATCGCAACGGCGGCCGTCTGCATCGAGCTGATCGCCGCTTCCGAATGCCCATCGCAACCTCCTTTCGTCGAGTGTTGCAACGACCGATTGAGTCCGCCCTTGGCTGCCGCGGTCGCTGTGGTGGATCAGGCCACCACGATGGACCGGGCGCCGATCATGGATCGCCTGAGCATCTAGCACGAAGCTGGCATGCGCCGTCCTGATCACCCGCCAGCCGACCATATAGCGGGCGTAAACGTCGATCACGAAGGCCACGTAGACAAACCCCGCCCAGGGTCGGGACATAGGTGAAGTCCGACACCCACAGCATGTTCGGCGCCGAGGCGTCGAACTGGCGGTTGACCTGATCGAGCGGACACGGTGCGACTTTGTCACCGACCGTCGTCTTCACTGGCTTGCCCCGGATAACTCCCTGCAAGCCCAGCTCGCGAATCAGCCGTTCCACCGTGCAGCGGGCAATGTCGAAGCCCTCCCGCTGCATTTGTCGCCAAACCTTGCGCACGCCATAGACGTTGAAATTGGCGTCGAACATGCGCCGAACTTCGGGCTTCATCGCCTCGTCTGCACTGGCACAGAACTTTCCTCAGATGTGCTTTAGCGGAGAATTGGACGCCCACTGACATCGTCGCGCTGGGCACGTTGTGACAGGCGCGACGGATCGTGGCGCTGTGCCGCACGTCCCTGGCAGGTGGATGGGACGATCGGCAGAACCCGGCAGATCGGCTCGACCCCGTAATCACCCCGATGCTCATCAATGAGGCTGGTCATCGCCTGAACGGGCGGTCGAGCTCCGCCTGGGCAAACTATGCGGAAGCCTTGCGCAGGATCTCGTTGGCCTGGCGCAGCTCACGGTTCTCGCGCTCCTGCGCCTTGAGGCGGTCTGCCAACTCGGTGGGAACGCCGGCACGCTTGCCGCTGTTCATCTCGGCCTTCTTCACCCAGTCCAGCAGCGTGTGCCCCGAACAGCCAATCATCTCCGCAATGGATGCGATCGCCGCCTAGCGGGATGGATGATCGGCTTTGTAGTCCAGCACCATGCGGACTGCCCGATCACGAACCTCCGGGGCAAACTTGATCGCCGCCTTGCTCATCGTAGACCCTTCCTCTCAGGAGTTAGGGTCTCCGACAATCCCGGGGCGGTCCGCCGGGCCAACTTGCCGGGACCGCGACTCTTTTAGCCATTCAACCAAGCCCGGGAATACCGGATACCATGATACCGTACCTTTACTGGGGTCAACGTACAGGCTCATATCATTTACCTATCGTGCGCTATCTCACCCTATTCAAACCATGCACCAATCGCCCCACGCAGACCCACCTGCTGACGGAGACAGCCATTGAAGGAGCATGGCCATGGACATTCACAATAGAGTTTCGAAATCTATCATGGACGCTGGAATCCATGGTTCAAAGGACCTGGAGGCCGACGCGCATGTTGTTGCTCATGCCGCCATTGCGACGACGCTCAACTGGCTCGCCAATCCATCGGAGGCTATGCTCAAAATCGGTAAGGATGCCTCTTGTGACACCGATGCAAGACGGTGCAAAAGGGTCTGGTTAGCAATGCTCACGCAGGCGCTAAAAGAGGCCGGATTTAACGTGCCCCTCTACGGCATTCCTAATCAGGAAGATCCAGACCTCCGAATTTTCGAGCGTCCGCCTGCAGAATCGCTGTGGGCCAGGCTATTGAGTACCGTCAGAAGCTAGGGATGTCTCTTGTAACGCGGCTAGCTGGATAGTGATTGCGCGACAGGGCGGCTTGACGCGCGCCGGTTTCCACCAACGATTGCCAAGCGCCTCCCGCGAAAAGCCAGACTATCAATCTTCAGCACAGGCGCTACCCTGATGAGGTCGGCTCCTGCCTCACATCGCAAGCGGGATGAGCGGAGGGTTTGCTAGGAAGGGATTTCCAGGCTGTTTCTATGCTCGTCAACCGACCGACACCTGCATCGCTTCCCCTGCACTCTAGATCGGGCGCAAAAACTGACTACGACAAGACGGAGTGGTCCAGTGTTTGAGCTCTGCACGGGAAAAAATGATCCCTGCGCTGCATTCGATAGAATGTTTCGCGCTCATGATTGGGCAAGATCTCCCATTGGACCTCGCGATGACTGGACTGGATCTCTGAAACGATCGGTCGAGTTTATTCTCGAAACCCGACAACCCATGTTTCTGGCGTGGGGAAAATCCCGAACGTGCATATTCAATGCCGCATCTGTATCTCTACTTGGAGAGGATTATGAGAAGGCGCTCGGGCAGCCAATTCACCACCTTTGGGCTGGCTTATGGTCGGAAATCGGCACCTTCTTCGACGAAGCGCTGAAGGGTAATAGCGGTCTGGTCGAGGACCTCGAGGTGCCAGTTTGCGAAAGTGGCTATTTTGTGCGCCGCTGGGTCACCTTTTCCTACAGTCCGGTCAGGGAAGACGGGAAGGTTGTCGGCGTCCTCTGTATTTGTAGCGACAGGACGGATAAGGTCCTGCTTAGCCGGCAGATCGAGCAGGAGAGAAACTCACTATACGAAGTGTTTGAAAAAGCGCCAGGCTTCGTTGCGATGACATCCGGTCCGGAACATCGGTTCACCTTAGCCAACGCTTCTTACCGCAAAATCGTTGGGGGACGAAATGTGCTCGGGCGCACGGTTGCCGAAGCACTACCCGAAATCGTCAAGCAAGGGTTCATTGAGGTGCTCGACAATGTCTTCCGCTCCGGAGAGCCTTTTGTAGCACACGGCATCCCCATCCGTTTGTTAAACCCCACCGGTTCAGAAGAAGATCGCTACATTGACATCCTCTACGCGCCGAGGTTCGGCAAAAACGGCCGGATTATGGGAATTTTCTGCGAAGGCCATGACGTCACCGAACACGTGAAGGCCGATAAGATGACACGCGTCCTTCAATCGGAACTAATCCACGCCTCCCGTTTCACCACCATGGGCAA contains these protein-coding regions:
- the tnpA gene encoding IS200/IS605 family transposase, producing the protein MLASATDSRHQERCHTTFHHRYHLVSAPKYRFKMLHGEVRLRVREIIRQVCDEMGVTIVNGALSRDHVHMFVEIPPHVSVSDFVRWAKGRSSRKIQQEFEHLRKRYWDNDFGERGYCSTTSGNITDEIIMRYLDRHTHKDGFSPSA
- a CDS encoding sensor histidine kinase; this encodes MLKVVGTSVNGSDPDGNPTVDLGASTPNYKKMYERISDLARIGVWECHLLTEELMWTDTVYDLFGMPRGGALDRSEIVKLYEPRSRVELERRRAEAIFYGTGFCLDAQIQTINDGERWIRIIADVEQEAGQSTRIFGTKQDITAEKLAQDKLNALRNELIHVSRASAMETMASSLAHELNQPLGAAANYLAAARRMAGRDGASEDLTHALGNALESTHRTGEIIRRLRVMLSRRTTNKQKLSVHEVVGQAVLLATAGQEHISVAWELNHVPPIEADPIQIQQVLINLIKNACDAARSLPCAIEIKASVNDREIELCVVDSGRGIPSDILQRVFDPFATTKQSGMGLGLSIVRTIVEAHGGRVAAQNRSEGGAEVRLTLPISEHS
- a CDS encoding transposase; this translates as MDCLPSSVLPAGPCALPTVPAVVSRTVASPPHAAGWLQFFGDLALLHHAACSAETIRAPRKKRWITCAKPPFSSPEHVLAYLGRYTRRVAIANSRLVRADDTSVTFRWRDDRQGNASAT
- a CDS encoding transposase zinc-binding domain-containing protein, producing MSRPAKTACTAALQTTCAGTATARSARAAREQWLADRKADLLPVPYFHVVFTVPAEAAAIAYQNKRQIYAILFDAVAETLKTIAPRSPAPGRRARLHRHTSHLGTDAHLSSTYPPPGARWRPIR
- a CDS encoding transposase zinc-binding domain-containing protein, whose amino-acid sequence is MRSALEVADIFRHHGPAYAQAHDGHLGRVERRVMSPIELCRTAALGGHVEAC
- a CDS encoding phage integrase N-terminal SAM-like domain-containing protein encodes the protein MIDDMMLRNLSPATQRSYLHAVTKFSRHFGRSPDRLGLEDVRAFWVYLVSQGISWPSLNHTVRALRYF
- a CDS encoding ATP-binding protein, with the protein product MFLAWGKSRTCIFNAASVSLLGEDYEKALGQPIHHLWAGLWSEIGTFFDEALKGNSGLVEDLEVPVCESGYFVRRWVTFSYSPVREDGKVVGVLCICSDRTDKVLLSRQIEQERNSLYEVFEKAPGFVAMTSGPEHRFTLANASYRKIVGGRNVLGRTVAEALPEIVKQGFIEVLDNVFRSGEPFVAHGIPIRLLNPTGSEEDRYIDILYAPRFGKNGRIMGIFCEGHDVTEHVKADKMTRVLQSELIHASRFTTMGNMAATLAHEINQPLAAISNFTAAALRFLADEKLGNAAAALKEIDANTHRAGRTIRSLRTMVSKKAGTIEVFELGRILADALALARLASPSASVASNVDPSIAVAGDRVQIEQVLLNLLRNAFEAVDGYQTPRIEINAYCDSNAIVITVADNGPGIQCQPIDSVFDSFVTTKAEGLGLGLFISRTIILAHGGRLWAENLSNGGARFNLRLPLVADRKLS